In one Phycisphaeraceae bacterium genomic region, the following are encoded:
- a CDS encoding protease modulator HflC, with translation MKNRLAILIGIIVVGVLLVYMFAYQVRYDEVAVLTTFDKAEPPQMVDGKLIRNADGQLAQPGSVIDKPGLYFKWPSPIQTPYKFSKKLQILDDVSEEQTTADNYSVITKTYLVWRIEDPYSFFVSVKTVDNAERRLQTLLREIRSLIGKYRFDQLVNTDAKQLQLANIEAEALNLIRQRLAQIQPTYGIAVEHVGIRRIVLPERVTESVFARMRSTRERLAATARATGNADAATIRSEANNAQRTILSFAQRRAESIRAQGIQQAAAAYKVFEQDQNFAVFLAQIETLKTVLKKNTQLVLDAHGPFDLFRNEPGSSTSNK, from the coding sequence ATGAAAAATCGACTTGCCATCCTCATTGGAATCATCGTCGTAGGCGTTTTGCTGGTTTATATGTTCGCCTACCAGGTCCGTTACGACGAAGTAGCGGTTCTCACCACTTTTGACAAAGCTGAGCCGCCGCAGATGGTTGACGGTAAGTTGATCCGCAACGCGGATGGCCAGCTTGCGCAGCCCGGCAGTGTCATCGACAAGCCGGGACTGTATTTCAAGTGGCCCTCACCCATCCAGACTCCCTACAAGTTTTCTAAAAAGCTCCAGATTCTGGACGACGTGTCAGAGGAACAGACGACGGCTGACAACTACAGCGTCATCACCAAGACGTATCTGGTCTGGCGTATCGAAGACCCTTACTCCTTTTTTGTCAGCGTCAAGACCGTTGATAATGCTGAGCGCCGTCTTCAGACATTGCTTCGAGAGATTCGCAGCCTCATCGGCAAGTACCGCTTCGATCAACTGGTCAACACCGACGCCAAACAGCTCCAGTTGGCAAACATCGAAGCCGAGGCACTCAATCTGATCCGTCAGCGGTTGGCGCAAATCCAGCCGACCTATGGCATCGCGGTTGAGCACGTGGGTATTCGGCGAATTGTGCTGCCGGAGCGCGTCACTGAAAGCGTCTTTGCCCGCATGCGTTCAACCCGTGAACGTCTCGCCGCCACTGCCCGCGCCACCGGCAACGCCGACGCAGCCACTATCCGCAGTGAAGCCAACAACGCACAACGAACTATCTTGAGCTTTGCCCAGCGACGTGCCGAGTCAATCCGAGCCCAAGGTATTCAACAGGCGGCAGCAGCCTACAAGGTCTTTGAACAGGATCAGAACTTCGCGGTCTTTCTCGCCCAGATCGAAACACTCAAGACCGTGCTGAAAAAGAATACGCAACTTGTCCTTGATGCACACGGACCCTTTGATCTGTTCCGCAACGAACCCGGCTCATCAACATCCAACAAATAA